The Longimicrobium sp. genome segment ACCCTGGAGGTCGCCAACCGCCACCTCCAGTCCAACCGGATCCTGAACCCGAAGGCCACGAACGGCACGGACAACTGGTTGACAGGGACCGGCCGGACGATCGCGCAGGAGACCGCCCCCGAGCTGGCGCTCGGCGGGTCGATCAGGACTTCGTTCCGGATCAGCCGCAACGACCCCGGGATGCGGACCGGCACGCTGGCCGACCGGACGCTGGCCACCACCCTCCCGGCGGACTTCGGGCCCGGCCGCTGGTTCTTCTCCGGCCGGATCCGCTACACGAACCCCGACATCTGGCTGTGGAACGACGTGAAGGGCCAGGGGACCTGGGGGGACCTCCGGGGGCGGGGAACCTGGCAGCAGGTCGCCACGGGTACCAACAGCGGCAACCTGCCCTTCGTGACCGTCTGGGCCGCCGTGCTGTCCCCGGTGGGCGCAGTGGTCGTCGCGCCCTTCCAGGTGCTCGGCGTGCGCGCGAACGGCGCGGGCAACTGGCTGTCCTTCCAGGCCTGGGTGGACGTGCCGAAGTCGGCCCCGGCCGGGTCCCGGCTGGTCCTGCTCCACGGCCAGGCGCTCCGTGAGTACTTCACCTCGTGGTGGCTGACCACGGTCATGGTCACGCCGGAGTCCGAGATGTCCCTGGGCGCTGCGCTGACCTACTTCGACGGCGACAGCGCCGTCCCGGTGAACTCCGGGGCCTACTTCGCACCCGGGTACAACTGGGCCACCGTCACCCGCGACGCCACGATGGCCTGGAACGGGACCCCGAACGCCAGCGTCTCGGTCTTCACCGGGCCGTCGGTCATCTCCTCCAAGACCTCGGTCACGGTCACCCGGCCTTCGCGCAGGGATCTGCCACTGAAGCTGCCGGTCTACCTGTCCGACCCGGTGTCGGCCACCCTCGGGGTCTGGTTCGAGCTGCTGGGTCTCGCGCCGCTGTCCTTCACCGCGCGGGCGACCCTCTACGACGTGCTCAACCGTGGGGCCAAGGTCGCCGTCAGCCAGCGGCGGGCCTGGGCGTCGGGGCAGTTCACCTTCCTGACCAAGACGCTGGCCGAGGCCGCCGAGGCCGAGCGCATGTTCGACCCCGGCCGGATCCTTTTCTTCCGCAACCCGGACGTGCGGTTCCCGGAGTCGGACTGGTACCTGCACATCGGGGACGTGACCAGCGACCGGATCGGGCCGCACTTCGGGCCCAACCCCGAGCGGGTCTGGGTCGTGCCGTTCGTGCGGGTCGAGCGCCCGGTGGGCCTGATCGAGGCCGCCTCGGTGGCCACCTGGACCACGGTCAAGCAGGTCTACGACACGTGGGGTGCGCTGAAGGACGAGGGCCTGTGGGCCGATGTCTCGCTGGGTTCTGCATGATCCCCGGGACCGCCCTGTTCAAGGACGCCTTGCGCTACTCCCGCACCGTCGTCACCGAGATGGACATCCTCTACGGCGACCGCGTGCTGGAGAACGACGTGCCGGTGGTGACCGGGTCCGTGTCAACCGACCGGACCCGCAATACCCGGTACGAGGCGTCCGTCGAGATGGCCATGTACCCCTGGGACTCCCTGCCGCTGAACGCCCTGGGCACCCGGGTGGAGCTGCGGTACGGGCTCTCCTCGATCGGGACCAAGGAGGTCGTCCCGGTCGGGGAGTACCAGGTCTTCGACTACAAGCGCACGAACCGGGGCTCGCTCTCCCTGACCCTGAAGGGCCTGGAGAACTACGTCATCGAGTCCACGTTCCTCTCGCCCCGGACGCCGCCCTACGGGATGTCCACGATCACCGCGATCAAGAACCTGGTCCGCGAGGTCGGGGCGCTGAAGAACGTCGAGTTCGTCGTCCTGTGCAGCCGGGACAAGAAGGTCCAGGCCACCGCGCCCTGGGACACCGACCGCTGGGCCGCGATCACGCAGCTGGCCACCTCGATCCAGGCCGAGGTCTGGGCCGGGCACGACGGCCGGTTCTACATCACCGACATGCCGGTGCTGTCCAAGCTGGTCAGCGCCTTCCAGGTCGCCGGTGGCGAGGGCGGGGTGCTGGTCGATGAGTCCCGGTCGAGCACCCGGGACCAGGTCTACAACGCCGTCTCGGTCTCCGGCACCTCCTCCGACACCGAGACCCCGCCGGTCTACGCCTACGCCTTCGACAACCGGCCGGACAGCCCGACGTACTTCTACGGGCCCTACGGCCAGCGGGTCAGGTACTACTCCAGCCAGTTCTTCACCACGGCCGCGCAGTGCCAGAACTACGCCAACCTGCTGCTGGGGGAGTCCCTGGCCACGAACAACACGCTGTCCATCGGGGCGCTGCCGATCCCGTTCCTGGAGGGCGGGGACGCCGTCCGGATCGTCTCCGAGCAGGACCCCGGCAGGGTCGAGACCTTCCTGATCCAGAAGACCGCGCTGGGCATGGGCACCGGGGCCTGGTCCGCTGACGTGCTGACCACGAACGAGGACTTCAGCAACAACGACGGCCAGCAGAACGGGGTTGGCTGATGCCTGACCTGGGAGCCCTCCTGGCCAGCCTGGGGGACAACGGGGCCACCCTGACCAAGGGCCTGATCATCAGCGTCCAGACGGGCACGCTGACGGTCTCAGTGCGCGGCGGCCAGTTCACCCGGGTGCCCTACATGCAGGGTGCCTGGGTGCCGGTCGCTGGCCAGTACGTCTACCTGCTGGCCCAGCAGGACTTCGGGATGATCGCGCTCGGATCCCCGACCCCCACGGGCGGGGCGGCACCGGACCCGGGCATCCCGACGGTGCTGGCGATCGACCCGCTGACGATGTCCAACTGGCAGGTCTCCGATGCCTACCCGCAGGGCCACTGGGTGGACCTGGCCGGAACGCTTGTGCAGTCGGCCCAGCAGGCCAGCTCGGGCGTCTGGTTCTACAGCCCGGCCGCGCTGGCCGGGATGGCGAACCTCTCGCTCGGCCAGTTCGAGGTCGAGCTGATGGTGGAGTCCGGCGGCTTCGTGGAGCTGACCCTGCACAAGACGACGCCGGGCGGCCCGTCGCCGGTTGACACGGTCGAGCTGCCGGTGATGGAGCAGAGCCGGTCCTTCCCGGTCTCCGGCGTCGGCAACACCAGCTGGATCCCGCTGCCGCTGCACTGGTCGGAGCTGCTGTCCTCGGGGGTGGCCAGCGGGATCATGGCCCGCTCGGTGCTCTACGACGCCCGCCTGTTCGGGCATGGAACGCTGCGGGTCACCTCTCTGTGACACCCTGAACACCGTGCGGCGCAGGCCGCCAGACTGAAGGAGAACCCCTGGTGAAGCTGCTGGACGCCGCCGAGGTCAAGCCCGGCACCGGAGACTGGACGCGCGGCTGGGACACCGAGCAGCGCGGCTGTGGAGGGCTCTCGATCTTCCTGTCCGAGTGCGACCCGGAGGTCACGGCCGATGTGGTCGGGGACGCGGAGAACCTGGATGCCGACGAGAACTGCGGCTACCGGGTGATCCCCTTCGGCTTCGTGGCCACGATGGTGCGCAACACCCGGGCAGCCCGGGACGACGACGAGCAGTGGCTGGCCAACACGCTGCGGGACAACGCCGAGATCCCCGTCAGCCGGGGCCTGCTGGTCCGTCAGGGCATCGCCGACACCTGGATCGGCAACCCGGACGTGGACGAGGTCCCAGCCCCGGCTCCGGGCGACAACGACGCCCTGGCCACGGCCATCACCGACGCGCGCCGGTTGTTCTTCGGCAAGACCTTCGGGCTCCAGCCGATCCTGCACACGAACCCGACCTCAGCCATCCGGCTGCGCAAGGCCGGTGTCATCGAGCTGGATCCGGCCAACGGCGAGGACCGCACGCCCTGGGGTGACCCGGTGGTCATCTCGGCGGGCTACTACGACATCCCCGGGCTCTCCCCGGTGCCCCCGGCCTTCTTCACCGGCCCGATCGAGATCACGCTGTCCGATGTCAACGCGGAGGACATCGTCCGCTCGGTCCGCCGGAACAAGGTCATGTACCAGACCACGATGATGGCCGCGATCGACACCGCGCCGTGCGCGATGGTCCGGATCGGTGCTGCTCCCGGCCCGGTCGCCCCGTAACGGGTGAGACGGCCCGGCGCTGTTGAGTCCGGACGCTATTCTCAGGCCATGACGAAGATCGAGTTGCGGGAGCCTCCGGCTCGGTCGGCACCCGGCCGTCGCCCGCTCATGCCGCTGGACGTGCGGATCCTGGAGATCGCCACCGAGGCCATGCGCCCAATGGAGATCACCCGGGTCCTGGCGGAGGAGGGCACCCACCCGGGCATCAACACCCAGCGGGTCGCCAGCCGCCTGAAGTCCCTCGTGGACCGAGGGATGATGACCCGGATCCGGCCAGCGGGCGGTCCGGCCAACGGGCCCGGCACCAGCCTGTACCGGGTCAAGACCGAGGGGGACAGCTCCAGCGATGGGTGAGGTAGGCCTGCGCACGGTCCGGGACGGCCAGCGCGTGCTGCGCTTCCAGGCCGCCGTGATCGGCGCGGCCACCTCCCAGCGCGGCAGCTCCCCGCGCTGGAGTGAGCTGGTCGTCTACCGGATGGTGGACGGCCACTACCTGATCTCGAAGATCGGGCGCTCCACCGTGGCCCACCAGCCGACCTGCCTGCGTGTCAACCACCGCATGGTGCCCTGGTCGAAGGCTGCCGCGTTCGGTGAGGACTCCGTCCAGCGGGTGCCGTGCCCGGACTGCCGCCCCGAGCTGGGCCACGGCATCGCGCCGGACACGATGCTGGAGGTCACCCGCTACCGCGCCATCCTCTGCCAGACAGCAGAAAGCGCCGCCGAGTCCCTGATGGGGGATCGGGCGGCGCTGCTCATGCCTCAGATCGTGCAGACGGTGCTGGCTCAGTGCTCGGAGTCGGACCCGAACTTCTCCAGGTACGCCGAGGCGGACACCGCGCTGCCCAGGGCCTGGGAGAACACGACCCGCACCCCGTAGCCGCTCTGGACGCCCGCTGCGAACACCTCGCGGGTCTCGGGCTCCATGACGGTCTCCGAGAGCTTCAGGATCGTCCTGGCGGCGTCTGCGTCGAGGTCCCCGCCGTCGTCCAGCGTTTCGCACAGCGCGCGCAGGTCGGCGGGCACCGGTTCGGTGCAGACGGCCCGCAGGATCTCGGCCATTTCGTCAATCCCGACGCCGGTCCAGGGGGCGTTCTCCTTGGCCCAGAACCGCCACGAGGTGAAGTTCTCCTCGCGCCGGGTCCAGGTCTCGGGGTGGTTCGTGTGGACTGCGTAGGCCATCGGGAGGCCTCCTCTCTCGTCGTCGTGTAGTTGACATCGGCAAGAATACTCGATGCCTTTAGCGCTGGGTCTGCGGTTCACCCTTCCGGGCCACGCGGTAGGTCTGGGCGACCAGTGCCACCAGCGTCAGCGCCAGGCGCTCCAGGGCCCGCGTGCGCAGTGTGCCGGGCCCGTCCTGCTTCCGCCCGTGCTCGATGTCGCGGCGGACCTTCTTGCCCCAGTAGTCCAGGGACCAGACGCCCCAGTAGAGGTCGCTGCGGACGTTGGCCCACCAGCTGGGTCGCGGGGTGTCCGGCGTCCAGACGGTGCCGTAGTCGTGCATCCCGTTGACGACCGGCGGGGGTCCGTCCAGGCCCATGAGCTGCCAGGCGGGGATCTGCTTCTTGGCCATGTCAGGCCTCCTTGCCGGGTCGGCGACCGACCACGTTGATGACGATGGGCGGGCGGGGTGCCACGACGAACTCGGCCAGCTCGGCGTCGTCCTCCACGACCCACAGCGGTTCCCCGCAGTCGTCGCAGATGAGCACGACGCGGGGGACGACCTCGTTGAGGCGGAGCCGCCCGTCGCCGGGAGCGTGAGAGGAGACGCGGGCGTGCAGCGTCCAGCTCACCTTCCCCTCGCACGTCGGATCCGGGCAGTGGTCAGGGGGGGAGTCAGTCGCGGCGGCGCGACGCTGAGCGGTGTCGAGAACAGCGGGCATGGCGGTCTCCTTCAGGGGTTGAGCCCGGCCCCGGCGTGAACCGGGACCGGGCTCGGGGTGGAGTGGATCAGGACCAGTAGGTGGCGCAGACCGGGCCGATGCCGTTGGCGACCGAGACCGGGTCGGTGAGCGTCGCGCCGCAGCGGACGCAGAACCCGACCGCCTTGCCCTTGGCGGCGGCCTGGTCCTGGCTCAGCGGCTTGATGCCCGCCTGCACAGCGGCGACCAGCGCGCCGGGGACCCAGATGGTCTTCGTGACCTCGGTCTTGTTGTAGCCCTTGCCCGCGTAGGGCACGAAGGTGGCCTCGATCTTGGCGGCCTTCGTGGTGCTCCCGGCGGTGCCGTAGGCCTTCTTCCAGCTGCCCTTCTTCTTGCCGTCCCAGGTGGTGGTGATGTGCAGCTGGCGGAGGATCGGGTAGGCGTCCTTGCCGGTGATGTCCCAGTAGAACAGCGTGCCGTCCACCTCGTAGTAG includes the following:
- a CDS encoding DUF6011 domain-containing protein; amino-acid sequence: MPQIKNPTEPATAAQISFLNDLVVKRDLPDVCEKYRFVSRLGGCQKGQASEWITALLAAPIKTTQPTAKLIQIPVFTGAVAQPVIPAAPVLTECPAFGYYEVDGTLFYWDITGKDAYPILRQLHITTTWDGKKKGSWKKAYGTAGSTTKAAKIEATFVPYAGKGYNKTEVTKTIWVPGALVAAVQAGIKPLSQDQAAAKGKAVGFCVRCGATLTDPVSVANGIGPVCATYWS